DNA from Rhinatrema bivittatum chromosome 16, aRhiBiv1.1, whole genome shotgun sequence:
CCAAAACTGCTGCCAAACTTTCTGACAAACAACAGTTACATATCTTTCAGTGGATGCATTCTGCAAATGTACTGCTATTATATGTGTGTAGATACTGAGATTCTGCTTCTAACAGCTATGGCATTTGATCGTTATGTTGCAATCTGCAATCCCCTGCGTTATACCATCATTATGAATAAGAGGGTCTGCGTGCTTCTGGCAGCTGTCACATGGGTAACAGGAGCATTAGAGCCAGTGCCACACACTGTCATTATATCtcagttttctttctgtgactccaATGTGATAAATCACTTCTTCTGCGAAATCACAGCAGTGCTGAAACTTTCCTGCACTGACACCTTTGTCCTTGACACTATGACATTGGCTGCATCTGTAATTTCAGGTTTGACCCCATTTCTCCTTACCCTGACATCCTATGTGTTtatcatctccaccatcctgaaAATACAATCTGCAGAGGGGAAAAGCAAAGCCTTCTCTACCTGCTTCTCCCACCTCACAGTCATCATTCTCTTATATGGGACTATGATAGGAATATACATGGAGCCCAGCTCAGGGGACTCTACAAAATCAAACAAGCTGCCTACTGCAGTGTATATATTCACTCTACCACTGTTAAACCCCTTGATCTATAGCTTGAGGAGCAAAGAGTTAAAAGTGGCTCTGAAGAAAGCTTTAAGCAGGAAGCCTACATATGTGAGCCGTTAAACAGTCTTACAAAATTCCTGTTCAGCTAATGGATTCTAATAACTCTGCAAGACTAAAGTGAATCAGTTTGCTAATGTTGGTACTGTGCATGTCTTTCTTAGGATAACTCAGAACTGAAGGCACACATGAAATATTTTATGTGTGACAGCATTgacaggaaaaatatttttggttttgtgacACCCAATAAATATATTGTGTTCTTTTTTGGTGTctacagaaatatagaaacaatTTCTACCACGTCAAGCAGAAGgctgtcattaagttattttgtTTCCTCAGGGTATTAAAGCATAACCTTCACAGTGGTGAAATACTCCAGTATTACTCTTGCCAAGTAATTTTACTTCAAAGCTATCCAAGAAAGTAactgaaaaggaaaataattttaaaatgttagcaAGCATATAAAATGCCTGATATTGGTATTGCATGAACCTGTcttattaaaaagaaaagctGTATCTTTAAATAGTAAATATTTTCATTTAATCAGatatttccctttcattttttaatgtaattcCTGTCTTAAATCTTATTACTGTCTGTGTATGATCTAagtttctgtttatttttcattttgcatcCAAAAGTGGCAGCATACATGCTAAGGTTTTGTGACTATGCATACattagggaaaaataaacaataTGGTGTTTTGAATTTAGTTTAAAATCCTGATTTAAGCATTGAAGAATAACCCTAAGAATCCGTTAAAATGCACatattttgcatgcattttgTACTAGTGGCACAAAGTTTACACACTAGCATGGTTTTTCAGTACTATATGATAGAAATATTTCACAAAGAGGCCGATTATCCAGGAACTGTTAAACTGTAAAGATAACCAGTCAATCCCATCTACTTTTCTTCGGGGAATGTTCAGCTGAAGATTTGGTTAAATCCAGTCAGTCAAAATTAAACCAGCAAGATATAATTCTGATCTATGCTAATCTAAATTCAGGGCTGGTTTACTAAACCTCAAGGCTAATATGTTGCAGATGTTCTTGGCTCTATCCTCACTCAACATTTCCCTTAAAGCAGCAGCTAACAATGAGTTTCATTGCCTCCAGGACAAAATCTGCCCTAAAATAAAACCCAGCCTCATGCCCTCCTCAAGAACAAAGAATATGGTGGTAGCCTTGCCCCTTACTTGACTTCCTAAAAGAGAAACAACGACAGGCCCTTCAGAACACCTTCTAACCTAAAGACAACATTGGGTCCATTGGACAAGATCCAATCACTGCTGCCCTATTGGTGCCAAAATTAAAAATGGCATTGACTGCCCGAAAGCTCCCTTTGACATGCAACAAACATTATGCCAGGGTGGGGGATTAAGAGAGGGATTTTTTATTTGATGGGATTTTTCTGTATAAGGAAGTTCAGCCCCTTCAAGGATCATGTAGAACTCCTAAAATAGAGCTAACTTTCCAAAGATTGTGAGGACTATCCTGGAGGAgatatccataaactgctattagacAAGTTGACTAGTTaatagccactgtttattactGGCTTTAGTTGCCTGGGATCCATTTTATGTATAGGGAGGATACTTGTGAGGTACTTGCATCTTGGTttggccaccattggaaacaagatgctgggcttgttggacccagtatggcaacttcttatcttcttatcACAATCTTTGGGTAACATCAGTGCTTTTCCTGCCATTTATCAAACTGTGGTACTCACTTACCATGGTTCAATTAATATTATTGGCTATAAAATGGTGCATTAACTTAGCTTTACCACAGCTTGGTATATCGACCCTCAGCCAgatagttctgaaaatcagtgttaaCTGGGAAAGTCctccttcaaaaaataaaaacaagccaGGATCCCCACTCCTCCCTGGCTCCTGGCAGCTAACTTGCCTTTATCCATGATTCACCAACATATCTCTCTCCTGGTCCTTGATAGCTAAAGCAAGGAAAATGTTATCAATTCCCTTCCTCTCTTCCCATCTTTAAACATTTCACTCGAATTccttctcctgaccccccccccccccaccccaccccacccccactatCCCCATCTCTACCTCTTGGAAAACTTCAGAGCTATCCTGGACATGGAGCTGAAAGAAGAGAAGAGTTAACTCACTCTTTCTACCAAGTTTTTGGGTTCTTTGGGACACTATTGTAAAAACATAATTTCTCTAATGAGCACACTAGATAAGGATTTCATCCTGCTGGGCACTATAGCATGCTTTAGTCATATTCTGTCCTGGCTCTATTGATTTATCATTTCAGCATTTGTGCAAACATTTTGTGATATGGTTTTTTGAACAtagtgaggccaatattcaaaagccatttagatagataactgaaAAATTTTATGTCAAAATGGCTTAGCAGTGATATTAAATggcatatccggctaaattctagccagataatgagtTAACTGGATAGATTTTAGCCGTATAAGTCAGGTAGACATTCTGgaaaggagcagagttagccggttaacctATCTGGTTAACTCTAGCCACACCATATATCTGGTCTAATGCTAGCCAGATATACATACCTCCATTAAGTTAGCAGATAGGTGTATCTGACTACCTTAACTAGCTGCTCCACAGCTGAATATCAGCCCAAGTATTTCTTAATTTAGGTTCATGtttctttttgactgctgcagcagtcaaaaaagcaaacagaatgttgggaattattagaaagggaatggttaataaaatggaaaatgtcataatgcctctgtatcgctccatggtgagactgcaccttgaatactgtgcacaattctggttgccgcatctcaaagaagatataattgtgatggagaaggtacagagaagggcaaccaaaatgataaaggggatggaacagctcccctatgaggaaagactaaagaggttaggacttttcagcttggagaagagacggctgaggggggatatgatagaggtgtttaaaatcatgagaggtctagaatgggtagatgtgaatccgttttttactctttcagataatagaaagactagggggcactccatgtagttagcatgtggcacatttaaaactaatcggagaaagttcttttttactcaacgcacaaactctggaatttgttgccagaagatgtggttaagtatagctgtgtttaaaaaaggattggatacgttcttggaggagaagtccattacctgctattaattaagttgacttagaaaatagccattgctactactggcaacggtaacatggaatagacttagtttttgggtacttgccaggttcttatggcctggattaaccactgttggaaacaggattctgggcttgatggacccttggtctgacccagtatggtatgtttttatgttcttatgctcttcagCACCCAATGAAGCTGGATTACACGAAAATGGGAAATTACAGCAGAGTAACAGAATTCCTGATTCTGGGTTACTTAAAAATTCCCAGAcctgcagctctctctctcttcactttctcctctatggggcggattttaagagccctgctcgcctattttccataggcctgccggcgcgcgcagagccccgggactcgcgtaagtcccggggtttttcaaggggggcgtgtcggggctgggccgatcggcgtggcattttgggggtgggatgcggcattttgggggtgggcccgggggcgtagttTCAGCccgggacggtccgggggcgtggccacgccctccagaaccgccccagGTCGCAtctcggtgcgctagcggcccgctggcgcgcggtgatttacttctccctccgggaggcgtaaatcccctgacaaaggtaggggagggggtttagatagggccgggggggtgggttagatagaggaagggaggggaaggtgagggagggcgaaagcgagttccctccaagggaacggaggcaggctgcgcggcttggcgcgcgccggctgcacaaaatcggcagccttgcgcacgccgaccctggattttagcagatacgcgcggctacgcgcgtatctgctaaaatccagcgtacttttgtttgcgcctggtgtgccaacaaaagtacgcgaaggcgcactttttaataaatctacccctatgtgttggCCATGCTAAAAAAAACCTCAATATCTTCACAGTATGTGCTGATCAACACCTACAAAACCCCCTGTATTTCTTCTTGGCCAACTTGTCTATCCTAGATATCTGCTCTTTGAACACCATAATGCCGAATTATGTGGCAATCCTCCCATCAAATAAAAGTAACATTTTtccacagaagctttctacaaaTGCAGTACTCCATGATGTTTATAGATGTAGAATGTACCCTTCTCACTactcaaaaaacaacaaagggactaccttacaccgtggaagattttattagagatgcccgactcgaactgagtttcgccaacaaggctgcatcaggggctaaaatgttaaaaaacaataaatcattTTATACagagaaagattttttaaaaaacacggtgtaaggtagtccctttgttgttttttgcatTGGCTAcatgggaccgccttccgatttgttttattggaccttccCTTGCGCGGACAATGTCTTTTTCACCGTGGAAGGATGTTTTAAGTTATGGAGAGGCACATATCAATGATCTGATACCGCCTGAACCATTCTTCAAAGAAAATGAAGTGTTTGAAGACCTTTTAAAGAAATGGGAGGACACTATTAATCGAAGCAAAGGGTATGTGAGGAGTCACCTTCATGCATCCACTTTGTTGGAATACTGCCGCTATAAGAGGATCCCTAGAGGACTACGTATCACCAAAGCACCTACTATGTATACTGAAGATCAATCCTTTATGAGATCATGGGAAGCTATTCTGAACAAATGTTCATTGGATCTCATGATCCTTATCATCAAGACATCTAAACAACGTGAGGAACAGATCAAGGCTGAGTTAGACAAGGATTTGGAGTTTCTGAAACAGAATGATTTATGTTTTGAAATGATATATGCAG
Protein-coding regions in this window:
- the LOC115077653 gene encoding olfactory receptor 13F1-like; protein product: MENHTIVTEFLFLGFSDFPELQLPLFLFLYLMTVLLNLLIICIVCADQHLHTPMYFFLANLSALDICTLTTILPKLLPNFLTNNSYISFSGCILQMYCYYMCVDTEILLLTAMAFDRYVAICNPLRYTIIMNKRVCVLLAAVTWVTGALEPVPHTVIISQFSFCDSNVINHFFCEITAVLKLSCTDTFVLDTMTLAASVISGLTPFLLTLTSYVFIISTILKIQSAEGKSKAFSTCFSHLTVIILLYGTMIGIYMEPSSGDSTKSNKLPTAVYIFTLPLLNPLIYSLRSKELKVALKKALSRKPTYVSR